Sequence from the Phragmites australis chromosome 11, lpPhrAust1.1, whole genome shotgun sequence genome:
AACAGCCACTCGTCACCTCCCCCACCCTCCGGTTCATGTCCTGTTGCTCCCCATGTCGCCCCCACTCGAGCTCGACTACATAGGCCTCTCGCCGCCGGCGGCAGCAGCCGCCGGTTCCTCCGACGATCTGAAGGGCACCGAGCTCCGCCTCGGTCTGCCGGGTTCCGAGTCACCGGACCGCCGCGTGCCGGTCGCCGCCGCTGCGACCACCCTAGACCTGCTCCCAGCCAAGGGCGCCAAGCGCGGGTTCTCCGACGaggctcctccaccgccgcccgctgccgctgccgggAAGGGCAAGAAGGTggcggaggaagaggaggacaagaaTGTGGCAGCGACCCCGCATCCGGCCGCGAAGTAGGTGGATTGGGGAAGTGGATCTTGGGGCTTTGCtgcctgaaaaaaaaagaagaagaagaaatcttTGGACTTTCCATGGGTGTTCTTCTGGCGTTGTTTTCCTTGGTTTTTGGGACTGCGGCAGTTAGTGGTTTGCAAATtgtgttttattttttgttgcttCGGAGAATTTGACGAGTTATTGGGGAAATCTTTGCTGGGTTTGGGAGTTCCGGGCATTTGCAGGTTTAGTGCCAAAATCTTTTCTTGGGATGTCATTTTGTGTAAATTTTGTGCTTTTCGGGAAATAAAAGGGTAGGAATTGAGGTCAGACGGTCTGAATTATATGTCATGGAAATTTCTCTTGGCTTGATGGTTTCGATTTGTTTTGCGCTTTTTGGTGGGAATTTGGCTTGTCTTGGGTTGTAGAGGAGGGAAAATAAAGTTGCAGCTTTGTGTTGTTCTTTTGAATTTCCACttttcctcaaatttttctactTTACAAAATGCCCCCTTTTGTATTTATACTTTTCTTGTTTGCTCAAGCTCTTTCTATCCTTCATCAGCTCTTCCTACTTTATTTTTGCTGtattttcttcacaacattttgGTCTGGCAGTACCTTGCTCAATTTTTCTTTGCTGATCTTAAAAttgtctctctttttctttcgcACAGCAGTAGAGCACCTCGTGATATACTTTTCCTTGCGTGGTTGTAAAATTATTGACCATCTTGTATGTTGTGCAGGGCTCAGGTGGTGGGATGGCCACCAATCCGCAGCTACCGCAAGAACACGATGGCGACCAACCAGCTGAAGAGCAGCACTGAGGATGTTGAGGCCAAGCAGGGCCAGGGGTTCCTCTACGTCAAGGTCAGCATGGATGGCGCGCCGTACCTTAGGAAGGTCGACCTCAAGACTTACAAGAACTACAAGGACCTCTCGATCTCACTCGAGAAAATGTTCAGTGGCTTCACTACTGGTGAGATGTCTCGGGTTACTTATTGTTTTTACGAGTGCATGTTCAGCATGTAATCGTGTTCCATTTTGATGTGGATTGTGTTAGAAGTACATCATGTAAGCCTGTAGAAGGCAACTACTAGATTTGAAGGACGAGCAACTACTTTAGCTTATCATTGCTTTGGGCAATTTTAGGATTACCAACAATTCTGTGTACCTTCTTTTGGCGACTTTTTATGTCTTGCTGAAAACTACCCTTGTTGGTTGTTCGATTATTGCATTCGTATTCAGTCTTTATCACAAAGATATTACTACTTGTAACCTGTAAGACAGGAGTAAATCTGGCTCCGTTTCAATGTATATTGTAGGATATCTTCTAGTTCAATATATTGGTCAACAAAGCTGCTAATCACTATATTTCTGAAATCGGGCAATTTAGGTGTCATGTTAATTTCCATGTGCCAATTTCGGAGTTAAACTGTGTGCTAGTTGTTTgtcatttttttaagaaaaaaattgtttcacgtGTAAGGCCATATGATGTAGTACGTATCCCCCATTATTATTCATCAACTTTGTAGAATCATGAAAGTGAGGATAGAGTGCAAGTCTTTTCAGTAGAAATTTTAGTGCAAGAAGAGGTTCTCTTCTGTTCTTTTATTTGATCTTACAGGTTAGTGTGGGTGTAATGCCATATCAGGCAAGGATGGCTTATCTGAGAACTGCAAGGATGGTGAATATGTTCTGACTTATGAAGACAAGGATGGAGATTGGATGCTCGTTGGTGACGTCCCATGGGAGTAAGTATGCCGATATTAACTACTTAGAATAATGGCAATGCAGTTGGAAACAATAAAAAGGCACTGATCTGATTTTGTGACTCATGTTTCTCGACTGAACACAAATTTAGTCATTACATTTTCTTCCACTGCAATTGCAGGATGTTTGCTGATTCTTGTCGTAGGCTCAGGATCATGAAAGGTTCAGATGCTATTGGACTTGGTAAGTTTGTATTCCTATTCTGTTTAGTGTACTGTTGGGCTAACCCCCACATTGTTTTTGTATGTTCTCACATTTCTTAGGTAGTATTTGGTTGAGTGCATATGGTGGGATGGTCCTGTATGTGATTATACCAAGTGGGTTGTTTGGTTAGTTGGACATGGTAGTATGATATTTTGTTAGGGTAGAGCCAGTTTACCAGTTTTAATGATCGGATCGTTGATGATTGATTTACCTTATAAGCCTCTTAAATTGTACTTGTAGAATAAGGCCTCTTAGTGCACTTACATTTGTCATGATACAATATTAGTTGTCTTGCTTTCCTTCCTAAGGAAAAATAATATATCTTAACTGTTCATGGTCCCTACATGAGCAGTGATTGTTTCTTGGGTGATCCATATGCCATTTTCATGTACATTGCACTAAACATAAGTTGATGAAATCAACAGCAtgtgatgatttttttcttttctaaaaccaaGGAAGGCAGAGTTAATAAAATCAGACGCAATGTGTTGCATTTAACAAGAAGAATATTGAACTAAAATTGAGTTCAgacatatgaaaaagaaaaatactgcAAACAACTAAAATAGAAGtactaaaattcagaaaaaaaaaattaaatatgctTCTGGAACAATGAAAGATGCGTAGCTTTTTTATTAGTCCTCCATTAACAGTGCAACCCAGTGTGTCATAGTCAGTGTGGATTGTGGAGTGCACATATCGGAAAACATGTGTTGAGTATATAATCTAGCCATCTAATTAATTGTTAAAATGTCATAATTTGAATATTTAGGTCATACTTGTTACTTGTTAGTTTTTGTTTTTCACAATGTGcccttttattttgtttcactCCAAAGTTATTTTGGGTAACTTTGGCTTGCATTTGTACTGACTgagttttttcttctctcttttgcAGCTCCAAGAGCAGCTGATAAGTCCAAGAACCGCAACTAGAATGGTTGCTTCCTACAGTCAAAAGCAAGTTGGAGATCCAATGACTGTAGGGCTCTTTCTGAAAACCGAAAAGTCTAACTGTTTTAAGATAAATTCTGCATTACGGTCTGTACCACATGGTTTGCAGTTACGCAAGAACACCCTGTCTCATTATGTTAGCTTCGCAAAAATCTTCTATGGACTTCTATTCGATTGTGTCCAAGTCTTTGTATTTGTGCTATTCCTATTCGTGTAAATGGTTTGGTACAATGTACGCTACTAATATGATTGTGCACTCCTACCTATTTTGCAAAATGGTGTCCATGAATTGTTTGTTCCTCTATATAAATGTTCAGTGAAGCCTGCAAATGTATTGTCCATCAGTGTGCATGTTAAGTTTCATGCATCTTAATTGTTTTGAAGTCCGTTGATGCAGATTGGTCCGAAACAGTGGTCCTCTACAGTAATCTCTGTTAAGTTCCATGTCCATGCCTTTCATGTGGAAACTGTGCTTCCTTACGAGCTTTAATGCCTAGTCGCTGGTGGGGACATGCAATGCATGCAGTTATTTATCAGCTGAAGCTCATGATGGTTGTCTATACTCTTACTCCATAGTGTCAATTAAAAAAAGGCTTTTATCTGAACCTTCAGGTagcatatattatcatttctaGAGAGATGGCAATGGCTTATGATCCCTTAGAATCAAGGCTTTCTCTGCCTCGTGTATATCTAATATCTGCCTCCTTAGAAATTATGCTCCACTCTGCTCCTTTTGTGTTACCTTTTTCTCCTTACCAGTGTCTGTTAGTGTTTGTTCCAAGGAACACATTAAAATTCTGATTCTATTGTAGTTTCaacccaaaaggcatctttCACTAACCCAAATGAGCCTTCATCTACATTTGTTTATCTCTTATAGGTTGCAGGTTGTCGTGTCTCAAGTGCTGAATTTATTCGGCAATGCTGCGGCACGCATCGGCTGAAAGCGACCGATAGGGTTCACAATTCTTGTGGATTGGCAAGGTATGGAGCAATTCTGGATCATATGGTTTGGTAGTCTAACACTTCATACTTTGTTATGATCTCCTGTTCTTTTCTAACCCTGAGCCTGTCCATATAACTACTAATACAGCAGCATCCAGTACCTAATAGAATCTGGATTCCGTTGTTCCCTCCCTTGTGGTCCTGTCAAGCCACCATGTTGTTATTGTTATTCTAAGCCTTTCCTTGATCCTTTTCTTAACCGATAAAGCCACACATTAGGGTATAGTTTAATCCCTTGCCGTTCTTTTATGCTCCTGTATGCGGCAGTTTGCTCATTTCACATGTTTCATTGTCTCCGGATTACTGCTGCGATAGTGCAAATCTAGACTACTGCGCTGCTTTCACTTTCATCTTTCCAGGAACATGGCTATGCATATTTTTATCGCCTAATTAGTAATTACGGTGATCACTAACCTTGTGCTGGGGAACCCTGATGGTTGATATAAACCTAGGCAACTGTCTCCACAAGTTCAACTTGTAGGTTATTAGATTGAGCATTGCACTATATTATTTCTGGTGTGTGATACTGCTGTCATGCATATTGCATGTCAAGGAAAGTGAGATGCTTCTCCTGTGAATTAATCAAGATTCCGTTAAAATCACTACCTTTCTGTCCTTCAATTCTAGTCCTGTAGAATTTCATGTTTGATCCTCGTTGGAAAGGAATTTCTACAAACTATCACTAACCATTTATGCGCGGACATGCTCAAGTATAATTCTTTTATTAGTATCGCTGGCAGTTTCAAAGTTCCTTTCCAtgttttcccaaaaaaaaaattgcaacaattttttttaaaaaattggtgGTTTGAGGTTGACCAAAAATAGTATTTATCCAGATTCCCTTATAAAGTGCCATATAATTACCAGGCCGCTAAAATTTTTGAGACGTGTAAGTAGGGCTGTAAACAAGCGAGTTTGAGCGAGCTTATTGTCTTAAGGTTGAGCTTACAGAAGCTCGAGCCAAGCTTGATCTGAGTTAAAGATCTGGTTGAGCCTACAACTAGGTTTGAGCTGCTTGTTAAGGTCGTTAAGGTCTTGAGCTAAGCTCGAATCGAGCTAAGAGCGAGTCGAGTTCGAGTAGCTCACAAACGTCGAGTTTTTTTGGTAGCCTTATCTAAGCCATATGTGTATATGGTTACATGGCTTTGAGGTTAGGCGATTGGATTTTAGATTTGATGGTAATTGGATGGTGAGATCAAAAAAATACACTTAGCTAAAGTGAATGGACATCAGCTTTGCCTCAACGAAAAGTAGTTGAGCTTGAGCTCATAGGTTCGCTAACTTGTGTCTATGCTTGAGTTTTGGCTTATTAGTCTTGAGTTAAACTCAAATCAAGTCTATAGCGAGTTGAGTTCAAATAACTCGCGAGTCTTAAATTTTTTTACGGCCCTATCGGTAGCTGCAAAGCAAAATTTTGTAGCCAATGCCGAGCATAAACTTGACCCACAATGAAGCGTTCATCCCCAAACTCTCCCTGCCTGCTTCTGTTCTGCGGCAGCTGTAAATGGACAACAGTGATCTTTGTCTAATCTACCATTTGTAcaggaaaaataaaacaaatccaTTTCAAACCCGTCACAGAATTGATATCATGTATCTTCCTAAACCGAAAATTGATGGATTTTGTTTGGTGTGGATGTGCATCTTCCAAGACCTTGCTCTCTTGAAATAGCAGTCAGAAAACAATTTTCTAGCCGAAACAGATACAGATAAAACCAAGGCATCACAATATCAGCTGGGCCCCTACAATTTGAGATGGAAATGGGTTCAGATCCCAGGCAATGCTTAAACAGCTTGCACAGTACTCAAACTCTCAAATTTTGTGCAAACTAATATactcataatatatatatatatatatattttgcagTCAAAAGAAGGTGTGGAGTACAACTTATGATGACCCCGGGTCCACTGATGGCTTAGACATAATGATGGAGCATGGATGCAATGCACCCTCTACACCCAGAGGCCCCACCATCGGGCGGTCCCATGCGAAGGCGGAAAGGGATCCCAAAGGTTACAGAAGCCGCACGGCAACACTCACCCACTCCCCACTGAATGTGGGCCCGCGTAAGGTGGGGGCCCAGCGTGTCAGTTTTGGTGGGCGGGTCCGCTGTGAGGAGCTAGCGAAGGTTCGTGCTCGCTCGCGGGGGCCCGCCGTGAAGTGGAGAGCGGCTGCGGGTGGGGAGACACCCCCCACTCCCGTCCCTAACTCCGCGGGGCCCACCGCCTGGAAATAAGGCGCCGCGGAAGTCCAGGGACACCCGCTGGCTCCCTTACCCTCTCGCAGTCTCGCTTGCAGCTTCGCTGGCGGGTGGGTCAACAGGACCCTCGGGCCCATCTGTCAATGAAAGGTTACACCGCTAGTAGAGTTTCGGAGCGGAAATCGAGTGGCCGGTCGCCCAACATGCCTGGCTGTGCGGATGGCGACGCGGTCGGGGCGCAGTGCGTGTGATGGCAACGGGGAAGTCCACCGGAAATGGAGCTCTCGCTGTCAGTGGGCCCCACTTCTTGTCCCACCTTTCACAGCAGCAGGTCTGCACCGCATCAGCGCCTGACTACGAATGAATGAGTTACGAGCTCGCTCCCATCGGGACGTGGCGTGCTTAATGCATTGTCGTGCTGTGTTGGACGATGTATTTTCAATACAATTTAGCTTCTACGAAAATGAGCAAATTTCTCCCGTTTCAGACGGGCCTGAAAGCAGTAGTTTGGACATGTCTTATGCATCCTGCATCGTTCATGGCGGGGCTAACAATTAACGAGTCTCTCtctatttgttttttctttctttcccgaCATATTTTCTTATCATAGTGAGACATCCTAGATCCGTAAAAGAAATAGTGAAACATCCTAGATTGATAGTAGCCAATTGGGGTGAGTGAAGAGATCAGTGTTAACCAACAGATCGAAAGCTATGATATTCATGTTAGTTTGACTTTTTCTAATATGTGGACTTTAGAGAAGGATCACTGTAGTTGGAACCTAGGACTAAATGGATTCTCCAAATTCCATGGCGCCATTGGAGACATAGTCAAAATGTCTCGCGGCACTGCCTAGTGACTAGGTCTCCACCATTGCCACCCCTTCGGTCACCCCTCCCCCGCCTCCGGCGTCCTAGTTGAGGAGGAAGGGGATCTGCTCCTCCATATATACTAGTATTAGGGTAGTTAGTGGCGTGATTAGGGGTACTATTTTAGGTAGTAGGTGTAAGGGCTTTCAGATGGCATCATCATCGACGACCCTAAGTTGGCTTTTGCACCCTCCTAGCTATTTGCGGTGGCGCAACCTTCTTTGATGCGGCCTCCACCGAATCACCTCTGAGGTATGCTTACTTCAACTGATCCGGTCGGGATGGTGGATTTACATTAGGCCCCATTTAGGTTTGTCTTCCGCAGTGACGGATCTCAGTCTGATGGCAGCAAATCGATCTTATTTGCTTCAAGTTTTGGTTTAAACTGACCTGGAGGCGCTAGATCTACCCTCCTCCTCTGGCGAAGTGGTAGCCGATGGTTGTTCAACGATAATGATGTGCTCCGATGGTGGGTCCAGGGTATGGACTCTTGCGACTTTCCATGTGTTGACTTTTCTTCATTGGATTGGGAAGGAATTCTCACCTCCATCTATGATGTTCTTCACTGTCAAGCTTTGGTAACGCGGGAGACAGGCGATCCAATTGATCGGAGGCGAAGAAGACAATGACGAGGAGAATTGATGTGGATTTCAATGTAATTTGGATGTTTTCAGGTGTCTCCTTGTAATTTGGGGTGTAATATCCAGATTATATTAATATAAACAAACCCGTTTAAAAAATGAAGAGATGAATATTGACAACATATAGGAATAAGGGTTGatcataaataaaatattgtGAAGATATTTTTCTATATACTTTCAACTTACATTGAAAATTACTCGAATATATGTGGAATGTTTTCATCCATCCTAGACTCCATTTGGCATTATGGTGGCTTTTCAATAACACTTATTTTTATAGGTTTGGTTGGAACAGTTAGTTAAAAGCATATTTTTAAGAGCCATAATAGCAACATATTCCCGTAATATGCTATATTCAACATTGCAGCACAACAcaacaaaatatataatttttaaatattttgtcgATATTAGTAGAAATAATACGTGATCctgaaaaatttaaaatacacCAGTATCGCTTAACCGTAAGATGATACAAGCTGTGTCGATTGACCAAACGGCGACACAAGACGATGCCTTAGGCTTTGTGTCAACCCTAGGTTTGGCGACACAAGCCTGTGTCGCTAAGAGTCGTGTTGCCGCATCTTGTGTCGACATAGGTTGCATCGCTAAACGTCGTGGTGATacaactttgtcaacacatcacGTGGCGACACAAGCCCCATACATTTTTTCAATGATAGGTTCtcacagattttttttttccaagacatcattttttttagataaagggtATTATTTCATCAAGAAAATGAGGCTCTACTAAGTGCAGcaatgtgttgtcatttcatgtgttcattttatgtgttgtcatttcatgctgaAAAACGTAGCAATGTGATGCAGCAAAGGTGAGTGTGTTGGACCCAAGGAATTCAATGTGCCAGTCATGCAATAATAATGGTGGCAGGATAATGGTCGAGTgaaatttttacaaatttttgtgaaatATACTTGTGGCCCGGTACTAACATTGATAGATTGGGGAAATACATCACATGTAGGGTATGTGCTAGTACAAATGTTTGCCTATCTGCTCCTATGGTACCATTGGCAACATGCATTGACCATGTACCCTAATCCTAAACAAGCTAATACAAATACGATGGCATATATGATACACATCATTAGTGATCTAATTGTGTACCGAAGGTAGATCTAACATGCCTTAAGGAATATAAATTGCCGGGGATAGAACCTAGTTTCTATTGAGTGCAACGAAGATATTTTCCCTTCATCAGAGCATTCGGCCCGGCTTTCCTCATGCAGCAAGCCCTCTCATGATTCCTCTCCATATCAACCTCGCACGCCTCCTTGACGTGATGTACCTCCTCAACTTTGTGCTTACGTTCATCTTCCTGCCTCCGCTTGAGATCCTCCTCGTGCCTCTGCTCCTCCTCGAACTGCTCGAAGCGTTGTCTCACCAACTTCATCTCAAAATGGAGTTTGGCCTCGTCTTTGGGTGACTGCTTGGTGTCCACCCACTGCATGAACTCATAGAGAGGTGGGAGAGACTACGTGCAAAGAGAGttaaaatcaacaaaatatgcATGAAATAACAAAGTGCAGGGGTTTGTGTGTTTTATCGGTAGATAACTGTTGTACAACTTCTACTCTGGTGGgtcgtactcgtagttggcacacacgAAGTACCTCCTACCATAGGTGTTCGAGAAATCTTGAGATTTAGCTTGCAAAGGGAGCGATATAAAATACATAGGGTGATTGTTAGAGGGGAAGTTCAAAGAGTCATGGTGGGTTGAAACCGTCTGTGAGTAGTAAGGATCACAGATGATTTTTATTGAAACCGTCTGTGAGTAGTAAGAGACACAGAAGGTATTTATTGAAACTCGTCTATGAGTAGTAAGAGACACAAACGGTTTTTGTTTAAACCCGTCTGTGTTAATTGCCACAGAtggagttaaaaaaaatatctatgtGATCATTTCCCctctataagcaaatttgcttcatGACTGCCCTCATGATATGGCATAAACACTTCATGgttcacaaattaaacaacacattgacacattattcagaacatcaaTCACATATTGTTCATAACATCGATCATACATTGTTTAGAACACAAAACACagacatttacatatcacaaaggttaagaaaACCACAAATAtgcacatcacacattgtttaGAGTACATAAACCAAACTAGCTAAACACAATTCCTAGTTGTACATCATTGGTCGATCGACACCATCTTCCAAAAAGACAAAATGATTGATATCATGGCCACACCGTCTTCCAGAAAGATGAAAAGTGATCGACAAACTTGGGTTGATCGACGCCGTCTTTCTAAAAGATGAGATAATAGACATCATCTTAGCCTCCTACATTTCAGCACAATGTCAACCcgagcatcatcttcaatgagtATCTCGCAGTCATCCGGATTAGGCTGCACCTTGACTATCTCACGCATGAGCCAGAACCAGACTGCATTACTATCAAACCATCGGCCATGATTCAACAAGAAATGTGCATTCAAGCATGTTTTGTAGTTGATGAAAATGTTGCCATTGTGACGAACAACAATGGAGACCGGCCATGATTCAGCAAGAAATGTGCATTCAAGCATGTTTTGTAGTTGACGAAAATGTTACCATTGTGATGAACAACAATGGAGAAACTTCTATTTGGACGGAGGGTCCACGACAATGAAGAAGACGAAGTCTATCCAGTCGAAGTTGACGCCAAGCATCCGCATCGTTGAAAGCCGCCAcagggacaaccccatcctacCACCTCTTTATTGCCGTGAATTGTGCCATTGCAGATCTACGATAGAAACAAGGCTTTGCCATCAGTTTACACAGATCGAATCAATTAAAACCTAACAAGCTCTAACTAAATCGCAATGGAAACCATAAGATACTCACATCAgtgcagtgaaagggattcgGCTCCAGTTGAGATCTAATTTCTCCGACGCTAATGGCGGGTGAGGGAGACGAGCGGGTTGTGTGGgggggaagccaaaagagcttGGGGAGACGAGCgtgttgtgtgtgtgggaagccaaaagagccagGGGTGACGAgtggtcaaatttgaaaatgttcCCTAGTCTTTAAAGTATAGACGTGTTTTCATAAAATTCATCTGTGTCTATCGTACAACACACAAACGAATCTTACAAGAAATCGTTTGTGACAATATCACCGACGAGTTTTTCTAAACGTCGTATGTGTCTATATAATAGAAATAGATATATTTATGAAAACCGTATATGAGTTCAATCATACCTAGATTGCTGTCTTGTTACAGACATGTCTGTCTTAGCAACTATCTGAGGATATTTTGTTAGTGACAGGTCCTAACAAACAGTTTGTGATACGCCATCTGCATTCATTGATTATGTGGTAGTGTAGTACCGAGTTGTGTGTACATGCACTTGTCTTATCAAAGGACATACTAAGTAGAACACACACAAATACAAACTTGAACATCGTAACATATGGGCCCAACATGAGGTGTCAGATAAACGGCTAAACACATAAAACGCTTCACAACCTCACCTAAACACAAATGATGCACACAATTGATGTGGCATTTAAGTTAGCCAAGGTTAAGTACCATGTTATATACACAACCTATGTGTAACACGTAGACACACTTAGGGAAATTAAAAAGATAGTCTACACAAGACTTGCACCGGAGTCACTCCTCGCCACTTGATGCTTGTTTGTCAATCGCTTGGGCTTGCGCTTGTTCCTCACGCCTCAGGTGAAGCTCATCGAGGTTCCACTACTTCCTCTGTTCAATCCATTCTTGGTCCTTGGGGGAGATAAAGTCATCGATTCACAGGTGGAAACCATATACCCTGTTGGGTGCCTGACTGTGATTGGGTGCCTGTAGAGGACAATTGTTACTACACCAATCGAATGTAAAACTAAGTTTTGTCAAAGGGATTACCTGAGAAGTTTGGCTATGCTTCAAAAGCGCATATATGTTCAAACAATAGAAGAACCTCCTTCTGAAAGTATCCAACTTGAAGGAACTCTTGACCATGCATTCTTCTCCACATTGGTACTCGGTTGGAAATAACATATATCATGCTCTGTTAAGGCATCTATCTTGCTCTATCAAAGATCCGTGTGCTGCATGCCCACCATGCTGAGATCCCCCACCTCATTTTCTAGTAGATGGACCTGCTACAGCTTCGCCCCCTCCAGGATTTGGGTAATACTTTGCCTTGTTTCCATACTCTTCGCACTCTGTGTAGCGCCTGATAGGCCCCTAATTTCTGctccatatcattgtgacttcACCTAGTCTGCTGATGACCCCCTTTACCATCTCCACAACCACTCCGTATCAGGTAAACATATAGGAAGCTCTATGTCAATTCATATGAACTTGTTGTGCGCACAAAAATCACAAATTTCACTAGTCCATGTATGCACCACATTGTCCTTCGAGTAGAACTGGGACACGTATTCAACCATTGGTATCCCAATTTGTCCATAGGCAGCAAGCACATGTGAACAAGGAAGATAAAGAAGCTTAGACTTGTTGCAATCATATTGGCACCAGCGGGTATTACCTGGACCTTGGTTAACCTCATGAGTAACAGCTCAGCAATCGGTCCCCAACCCTCATTTAGATCTACGAATTACCTCGAATTGATACTCCATGATGCCAAAGGGATGAACCACATATTGTTGTCCCTTCTTTGTCTTGTCCTCCGTGTATAGCATCATCTTACAAAAATATGGTGTTTGCATTGATGTAGAGTGAAGGACAATAGCAACATGCCTCTTTTGATATTAACCGATGATATCGTACAAAGTGCCATCTATGATTGCAACCAGAGGTAGCCCGTGTAGCCCTCTGatgacccaattgtaaacctcaGTTATGTTTGTCGTCATAACATCAAACCTATAAAAAAATGCATACATCTTTTAAGTATATTTATACTACGTTTGTTTACTGAATAAGTGGGAAACAAATCAAGTACATGAACCTGTGTCATGCAGCAAAGCCAACTTCTCCATAGGCTCAGCCTCAATCTAATGAGAGAAACATTTGATGTCATGTGCTAACCTTCTCTTCAAAGTAGGAGGGTCAAACTCTCTGAGAGGAGGCACCTCTCCGGTGGGGTGTTTTCCTCCTTATGTGGTTTTTTACTTCTTTCATCTATGTGTCATTTTGTTCTTATCCAGTTTGCTCCATAGATTATTAAACTTTGATTTACATAACCTC
This genomic interval carries:
- the LOC133884524 gene encoding auxin-responsive protein IAA17-like; amino-acid sequence: MSPPLELDYIGLSPPAAAAAGSSDDLKGTELRLGLPGSESPDRRVPVAAAATTLDLLPAKGAKRGFSDEAPPPPPAAAAGKGKKVAEEEEDKNVAATPHPAAKAQVVGWPPIRSYRKNTMATNQLKSSTEDVEAKQGQGFLYVKVSMDGAPYLRKVDLKTYKNYKDLSISLEKMFSGFTTGKDGLSENCKDGEYVLTYEDKDGDWMLVGDVPWEMFADSCRRLRIMKGSDAIGLAPRAADKSKNRN